GCAGCGCCTCGACCTGGCTACCGTTATCCAGCCCAATAAGGCGAAGGGCGCCGCGGCCGGCCACATGCTGGAAAAGCTCATCGCTAGCGCGACAAGTGATTCTGCCGGTGCAGGCAGCGCGAAGGTCGGCGCCGAAGAAGCGGAGGAGGTGCCGCGGCGGGTGTTGCAGACGCGGTTCGCGCCGGGTAAGTCGGTTATTGCACCGCGGCCGCGCGGGCGGTAGCCAGCTCGGTGAGGAAGTGGGCGACGGCGTCGACATCGGCAAGCTGCACGGCGGCGATGGAGTCGCCCTCGCCCACCTTGACGCCCACGTCTGGCGGCTGGTGGAGGGCGCGGAAGCCGTGCTCATCGGTGACGTCATCGCCCAAGAAGACCATGGCGGTGGCGCCGGTGCGCTCGCGAAGGGCCTCCAGCCACGTGCCCTTGGTGGCGGTGGTGGCAGAAAACTCGATCACGGACTTGCCGGCGGTGCGCGGGAAACCGGCGGKATCTAGCGCCAGACCCGCCTCATAGGCGGCCGCGGCCTGCTCCGGGTTGCCCAGCTCGAGCGAGCGCAGGTGCAGCACGCGCTGGAAGGGCTTGACCTCCAGCTCTGCGCCGGGGAAGCGGTCTACGATGCCGCGGATTTCTTCCTCCTTGCGCGCAAGGTGCTCGCGCATGGCGGGGGTGAGCTCGGTCTGCTGCCAGGAGGACTCGGCGCCGTGGGAGCCACCGAAGAGGACGGGCTCGCGCAGGGGACACACGCGCTGCAGACCCTCGAGGTGGCGCCCAGACAGCACCGCGGCCGTGGTGCGCGGCAGGTGGGCCAAGTGGTTGAGGGCGCGGGCGGCATCGGCGTTGATTTCCACGTCATAAATGTCGGCGGCAATCGGGGCCAGCGTACCGTCAAAATCAGAAACCACGGCGAGCTCTTCTGCCGCGGCCAAGGCCTTAATGGTGGTAGAAAGCGTCATGGCATCCCATGCTACGCGCCGGAGACCAGCTTGATGGAGGGCGAATCTACCTCATCGGTATCGAGCTCCAGGATGAGCTGGTTATTGCTATTTACGGTGTAGATAAAATCATTATCCGAGGTAATGAGGTTGCGCAGCAGGTTATCGGCCCACACGGAACTGCCTTCGCAGTCCTCATCGGTGTCGTCGTATTTGACCTCATCGAAGTGCAGCTTGTTGCCATCGCGAATATTCTCGCGCTCGTCATCGGTGGTGTAGGTCAGCCGGGCCGCAAGGCGGGTGCAGCCGGTGGTGCCCACCAAGGTGGATTCGCCGAAGCTAAATTCCGGCGCGTGAGGAATCGACTCTGGGATGGTGGATGCTGCATCCGGCGCGGTGTTGATGGAGACGACCTGCCACTGCTTGTCCACGATCCGGTCATCACCCGCGGGCCGTGGGGCATCGTCCTCGGAACCGCAGGCGGCAAGCAGGGTGACGGCACCCAGCGCGGCCACGGTGACAGCATGCTTGCCGACGCCTCTGTGCACAGCGGGTGTACCCGCACCGGCCGCTCCGGCCGTGCGTACGCGGGGGAGGGAAAGAGGCATTAGGAGTCCTTTCCGTGTGAGTCGGGAGCTTGCGAGGCGGATTCGGTCCGAACGGC
This is a stretch of genomic DNA from Corynebacterium accolens. It encodes these proteins:
- the otsB gene encoding trehalose-phosphatase yields the protein MTLSTTIKALAAAEELAVVSDFDGTLAPIAADIYDVEINADAARALNHLAHLPRTTAAVLSGRHLEGLQRVCPLREPVLFGGSHGAESSWQQTELTPAMREHLARKEEEIRGIVDRFPGAELEVKPFQRVLHLRSLELGNPEQAAAAYEAGLALDXAGFPRTAGKSVIEFSATTATKGTWLEALRERTGATAMVFLGDDVTDEHGFRALHQPPDVGVKVGEGDSIAAVQLADVDAVAHFLTELATARAAAVQ